From Leifsonia sp. fls2-241-R2A-40a, one genomic window encodes:
- a CDS encoding helix-turn-helix transcriptional regulator, producing MDRAALADFLRRHRESLHPDDVGLPAGARRRAPGLRREEVALLAAMSTDYYTRLEQRRGPQPSDQMLSSLARALRLTADERDYLYRVAGHNTPDRFSGAGHVSPALLRVLDRLEDTPALVLSNLGETLIQNRLAVALFGDRSGFSGLARSEFYRWFTDPEAARAQYPEDDRARQSRAQVASLRDAYGALGPRSRAGELVRALLAESPEFAELWERHEVARRFEDHKTLIHPELGAIELDCQALFTEDQSQCLLVLTAPPRTEAAEKLALLSVLGTQSFAGTATTEAPAP from the coding sequence ATGGACCGTGCCGCTCTCGCCGACTTCCTTCGCCGCCACCGCGAGTCCCTGCACCCGGATGATGTCGGGCTCCCTGCCGGTGCCCGCCGCCGCGCGCCCGGGCTGCGCCGCGAGGAGGTCGCGCTCCTCGCCGCGATGTCGACGGACTACTACACGCGCCTGGAGCAGCGACGCGGCCCCCAGCCGAGCGACCAGATGCTGTCGTCGCTGGCCAGGGCCCTCCGGCTGACCGCCGACGAACGCGACTACCTGTACCGCGTCGCGGGGCACAACACCCCGGACCGCTTCTCGGGCGCAGGCCACGTCTCCCCCGCCCTCCTCCGCGTGCTCGACCGGCTCGAGGACACCCCGGCGCTGGTCCTCTCGAACCTCGGCGAGACGCTCATCCAGAACCGGTTGGCCGTCGCGCTCTTCGGCGACCGCTCGGGGTTCAGCGGGCTGGCGCGCAGCGAGTTCTACCGCTGGTTCACGGACCCCGAGGCGGCGCGGGCGCAGTATCCGGAGGATGACCGCGCTCGGCAGAGCCGGGCCCAGGTGGCCTCGCTGCGCGACGCGTACGGCGCGCTCGGGCCGCGCTCGCGCGCCGGGGAGCTGGTGCGTGCCCTGCTCGCGGAGAGCCCGGAATTCGCCGAGCTGTGGGAGCGGCACGAGGTCGCGCGGCGCTTCGAGGACCACAAGACTCTCATCCATCCGGAACTCGGCGCCATCGAACTGGACTGCCAGGCGCTGTTCACTGAGGATCAGTCGCAGTGCCTGCTGGTGCTGACTGCGCCGCCCCGCACCGAGGCGGCCGAGAAGCTCGCTCTGCTCTCGGTGCTGGGCACGCAGTCCTTCGCGGGCACCGCGACGACGGAGGCACCGGCGCCCTAG
- a CDS encoding SDR family NAD(P)-dependent oxidoreductase produces MNITGNTVFIPGATSGIGLALALALHERGNTVIVGGRRTELLERIAAEHPGIDTVRIDTADAASIRSAAADVLAAHPDLNVLVAMAGIMRVEDWHTPAGFLDSAEAIVATNVLGPIRLIAAFVEHLQTQADATIVTVSSGLAFTPLKATPSYNASKAAIHMLSESIRLQLADTSVKILELVPPAVRTGLLPGQEESEFAMPLDEFVAEVMQLIESHPDAKELQVERVKFLRYGEARGDYDQVVQVLNASDPHGKEAA; encoded by the coding sequence ATGAACATCACAGGGAACACCGTCTTCATCCCCGGTGCCACCAGCGGCATCGGACTCGCCCTCGCCCTCGCCCTCCACGAGCGCGGCAACACGGTCATCGTCGGCGGACGACGCACCGAACTGCTCGAGCGGATCGCCGCCGAGCACCCCGGCATCGACACCGTGCGCATCGACACCGCGGACGCCGCGAGCATCCGCTCGGCCGCCGCCGACGTGCTCGCCGCGCACCCCGACCTCAACGTCCTCGTCGCGATGGCGGGCATCATGCGGGTCGAGGACTGGCACACGCCCGCGGGGTTCCTCGACTCGGCGGAGGCCATCGTCGCCACCAACGTGCTCGGTCCCATCCGCCTGATCGCCGCCTTCGTCGAGCACCTGCAGACCCAGGCGGACGCCACGATCGTCACGGTCTCCTCCGGCCTCGCCTTCACGCCGTTGAAGGCCACGCCCAGCTACAACGCCAGCAAGGCGGCCATCCACATGCTCAGCGAGAGCATCCGCCTCCAACTCGCCGACACGTCGGTGAAGATCCTCGAACTGGTGCCCCCGGCGGTGCGGACAGGGCTGTTGCCCGGGCAGGAGGAGAGCGAGTTCGCCATGCCGCTCGACGAGTTCGTCGCCGAGGTGATGCAGCTGATCGAGTCGCACCCGGACGCGAAGGAGCTGCAGGTCGAGCGGGTGAAGTTCCTCCGCTACGGCGAGGCGCGCGGCGACTACGACCAGGTGGTCCAGGTCCTCAACGCCTCCGACCCGCACGGGAAAGAGGCCGCATAG